The genomic stretch GTAGCCTTCTTTTTTGCGGTCTTCCATGGCGGTCTCGGAGCGTTTGTCGTCGGCGCGGGTGCCGCGTTCGGTCTGGCGGGCGGCGGCGACTTCGGCGACGATGTCGTCGAGGTTGCTGGCGGTGGAGAGGACGGCGCCGGTGCAGGTGGCGTCGCCGACGGTGCGGAAGCGGACGGTCATTTCCTGGATCTTGGGCTTCTCTTCGTCGAGGAGGGGGATGAAGCCGGTTTCGGTATCGAGCAGCTGGCCGTGGCGCTCGATGATTTTGCGCTGGTGACTAAAGTAGAGGCTGGGGAGGGGGATGTTTTCCTGGCGGATGTATTGCCAGACGTCCATTTCGGTCCAGTTGGAAAGGGGGAAGACGCGGAAGTGTTCGCCGAAGTGTTTGCGTCCGTTAAAAATGTTCCAGAGTTCGGGGCGCTGGTTTTTGGGGTCCCATTGGCCAAATTCGTCTCGGTGGGAAAAGAAACGTTCTTTGGCGCGGGCTTTTTCTTCGTCGCGTCGACCACCGCCGAGGGCGGCGTCGAACTGGTGTTCTTCGATGGTGTCGAGAAGGGTGACGGTTTGCAGTTTGTTGCGGCTGGCGTTGATGCCTTTTTCTTCCTTGACGCGGCCGTCGTCGATGGATTTTTGGACGTAGCCGACGACGAGGTTGGCTTTGACTTCTTTGACGAACCAGTCGCGGTATTCGATGGCTTCGGGGAAGTTATGGCCGGTGTCGACGTGGAGGAGCGGGAAGGGAAGGTGGGCGGGATGGAAGGCTTTTTTGGCAAGCCAGGCCATGACGATGGAGTCTTTGCCGCCGGAAAAGAGCATGGCGGGTTTGCTGAACTGGGCAGCGGTTTCGCGAAGGATGTAGATGGCTTCGCTTTCGAGGAACTGAAGGTGGGTCATATCTTGAAAGGCTAAAGGATGAAGGATAAAGGATAAAGACGGAGGGCGATGGGGCTGGGAGGGCAATACTTCCGACTTCCGGTTTCCCACTTCCGACTTTGAATTATTTGGTGGTGAGGGGGGCGTGGAGGCCGCACTCGTGTTTTTCGTCGCCTTTGGCGGGATCGTAATAGGTGCGCTCGTTGGGGAGTTGGTGCTCGGTGAGGTAGGCTTCGAGGTCGGAGGGGACCCAATCGAGGATGGGGTTGACCTTGAGGGTGTTGAAGCCGCTGTCCCACTGCACGGGGCGGAGGGTGGCGGCGCGTTGGGGATTTTGTTCGCGGCGCAGGGCGGTGATCCAGACGGTGGGGGCGAGTTCGCGCATGCCGCGCTGGAAGGGCTCGAGCTTCATGACCTGACTGAAGGATTCGACGCGTTCGACTTCATCCGGCATGGGGATGCTGCCGCCGTTGAGGGCGAGCCAGTGGGCGGCGGTTTGTTGGGGGAGGAAGGGTTTGATGTTGAGGTTGAGCTGGGTGCGGGTTTGCTCGGCGAAACGGTAGGTTTCAGGGAGATTGGTGCCGTGGTCGGCCCAGAGGACGGGGATGTCTGGTTTGGCTTGGGTGGCGAGGTGGAGGATGACGGCCTCGTAGGGACGGAAGTTGGTGGTGACGATGGCGCGACCTTCAGACCGGGCGATGGCCCACTCGATGAGTTGGGTGGCGTTGAAGCCGGAAACTTCTTGATTGAGGGCGTCGATTTGCTCGGGTGACATGGGACGAAGAGGCTAATACCCTTTTTCCGATATGGCAAGTAGGTTTTATCGGTGGGGAGAGAAATGGGAGGCCTAAGTTGCAGGGATTGACAGAGTCGGTTTGCCCTATCGACGCGTTTGTATTAAATAGTCCGACCCCATGCCTTCGACCACTGCGACGCCTGAACTTGAGACCGACACCGAGGTGACGTTTGATGAGCCGTGGAATGTGCTCATCCATAATGATCCGGTGAATTTGATGAGTTATGTGGCGCATGTGATCCGCAAAATATTTGGTTACAATGCGAAGCAGGCGGAGAAGTTGATGCTGGAAGTGCATCAGGAAGGGAAGAGCATGGTTTGGAGTGGTTCGCGGGAGCGTGCGGAACTTTATGTGAAGGAATTGCACGGTCACCAGCTCCTGGCCACGATGGAAAAGGCGGGCGGTTAGTCAGTTAGCCAGTTAGTTGATCATCATCATCATGCGTTTGACTTTGTTAAAGGAACAGGAATTGTGGCAGCTTAGTGACATGGAGGAGGTTCATGTGGAGTTGCTGCGTCAGGCTGCGGACGATGCGAGCATGACGGATTGTCCGGAGGGCAGGCAGCGGCTTTTTCCTTCACCGGTGCCGCAGGATCAGCGTTTGCGGGAGGGGGAGTTTTTGGAGGACTGGAACGAGTATGTGACGGGGGAGCTGGACACGCAGTTTGCAGAAGATGTGGGGACCCTGCTGGCGGATTTGGACGGGGTGGAGATTCATCACACGGCTGATGAGGAGCCGATCGATCCGCGTTATCTGGTGAAGGTGCCGCTGGATCATGCGGGGGCCTGGTTCAGCAGTTTAAATCAGGCGCGTTTGATGTTGGACTTGAAGTATGCGCTGCATCCCGATGGGGAGCATTTGCAGTTGCAACTGGATGCCGGTCTGGATGAGGGGGAAACGCTGCACGAACGTCTGGCGGCTTACATGAGGTATGAGTTTTTTGCGCTGATTCAGGAGTGGCTGGTGCGGCAGGTGATGGCGGCGGACCAGGAGTAGGCGGTGTCGCGCTTTCAGTTTGCCACTGCCGTCCGAATCAGGGTTCGGTTTGGAAGGGAGCGAGGGGCGTTACGACATTTGCAGGAAGGGGGCGGACGCGTTCGTGAATGCCGTGGCCGAGTTCGTTGCCGGTTTCGTAGGCGCGGCGGAACATCTCCATTTTGGCGTCGATGTTGTCAACGTGATGAAGGACGATGGCTTCGGGAGTTTTGGGCAGAACGGGGGAACCGAACTGGTATTCGCCGTGATGAGAGCCGATGAGATGAAGGAGGTGCAGGCGGACGAGTTCGTTGGCGGGTTCGAGGGTGGTCCAGGCGGCGGCTTCGGGTTGTTCGAGAAGCTGACGCCAGAGTTTGTTCACCAGTTCAAGACCGAGGGGGATGTGGCCGAGCATTTCTCCATGGATGGAGAAGGGCATGTTGAAACCTTGTTCGGGGTAGTTGTTTTCCCAGAGTTTGCCACAGTCGTGAAAGAGAACGCCGGCGATGAGCAGGTCTCGATTGAGTTGGGGATAAGCTTCGATGATCTTGACGGCGCAGCGCATCATTTGGGCGACGTGTTCAACGAGGCCGCCGCGTCGGGCGTGATGGTATTCCCGGGCGGCGGCAGCGCGTTTGAAGCGGTCACTGTGTTGCTGGAAGAAGATCTGGCAGAGGGCGTGGAGACGGGGGTCAACGATGGAATCGGTGAGACGCAGGATGTCGTCGAAATCGCTGCGTTGCCGGGCGCTGGTGGTGGGGTCGCCGTGCAGAAGGGTGGCGATTTCGTCATCGGTAAGGGCACTAAGCTCGGCGGAGCGGGGATCGAGACCATATTTGCCGGTGTCGACCCACTGGGCGCTGAGTTCGATCCAATCGCTGCGTTTGAGATCGGCCACCTGGGCGAAGAGTGGATTGCTGTCGAAGACGCGCCAAGTGAGGGACTCGCTGCCATCGCTGAGTCGCAGTTCGTGGTAGGGTTTGCCGTTGGAGGTTTCCTTGATGTGGCAGGCCTCGACTTGTGCGTGGATGCGGGCGGGTTCGGGCGTAGGGCTGGCGACCTGTTTAAGGTCCCGGATTGAGAGCAGGTCGTGGGGGTGTTCGGCCATGGCGGGCAATTGCTGAGGTGATGAGTCAGGGGGTGTCAGTGGCGGTGTCAGTGACGGAGATCAGTTCGGTTTTTTCGGTCTGACGAAGATGGAAGGTCTGGCCTTGCTGCTGAACGGTGAGAGAGGTGACGGTTTCGAGCTTTTTCACCTGGCCGAGTTCTTGATCAAACAACAGGGTTCCGGTGGAGGAGGCGTTGTTGAGTGTGATCGGGGTGGAGTCGGCAGCAATCAAGGGCGGGAACTCAATTTGCCCAGTGATTTTGATGGAGGCAATGCCTTGAGGGGTCGGTGAGGCGGGCGGCTCAAGGGTGGAAATGCCTTTGATTAAGATTTTTCCAATTGGCGGCAGTTCGAGCTGATTTTCCCAAGTCCACGACTTCCCTGGAGCCATCGGTTGCACCGGGAGAGGCAGGTCACGCAAGCGATGAAAGGCTTCGGCGAGCTGTTTACTGGTCATTCCGGTTTGGGTGCCGAGTGGGGTGGTGTCGTCATTGGCGGCGTCGCGGGTTTCGACGAGGCGATGGCTGGAATCGTAGACGAGGGTGAACGATTTGTCCTTCATCGCTCCAAAGGTTTGCTGGAGCGCGGGCGGGGAAAGGGCGGGATTGGCCGAATCGTATTTGAGGAGCTGTTCTGGCGAAGTGATGGTGGCTTCAATGGAGGCGATGTGGACTTTGACGAGGGTTTGCCCGGTCGCTTCCTTGCTGGCCTGCATTTCGTAAGTTTGTTTGATCTTGGCGGTGCTATGCGCAACTTCGTCGGTTGCCAAGTGACGGGTTTCGATGGTGCTTTCGACCGCCAGTTGGTAGGTTTTGCCCGGCTGGTAGCGCTGGGTTAGAGAGGTTTTTTCATCGGCAGAGGCGGCGGATGCGAAGATAAACAGACTGAAAAATAAAAGTTTACGCGCTGGAATCATGTGGGAAACGATGGTGGAGGGACAAAACCACGAGGCGGGGCTTATGCCAAGTTTTGCTAAGTGGTGATTTCGGGTTTAGGTTTGAGGAATTGAAGGGTGCAGGGTGCAATTAGGCGCGATGCAAATTTTTAATTTTCGGCCTGAACTTGGCACGCTGCCCGCTTAGAATAGATTGTCAGTCGATCGAATTTACTGATTGAACGATCACCCTAAACCTACATCACACCACATCCTCATCCATGAAAAAAATAGAAGCCATTATCAAGCCCTTTAAACTGGAAGACGTCAAGGAGGCCCTCGCTGAAGTAGGTGTCCAGGGCATGACCGTGGTTGAAGTGAAGGGCTTTGGTCGCCAGAAAGGCCATACCGAAATTTATCGCGGCAGTGAATACACTGTCGATTTTCTTCCTAAAGTGAAAGTGGAGATTGTGGTGGAGGGCGATCGCGCCGACGCCGTGGTGGATGCCATTGTTAAAGCCGCAAACACCGGAAAAATCGGTGACGGCAAAGTTTTCGTCAGTGATGTCGCGGAAGCCATTCGGATCCGCACTGGGGAACGTGGTCGTGAGGCGATCACCGGGAGCTAGAGCCAGGCTGACAAGAATTTCCGACTAACCATCGGAGTGAGGAAGCGTGCGAAAAAGGCAGGTCGGACCGGGTGGTCCGGCCTGTCTTTTTTTATTGAGCTCACGGCGCGAGATGGGAGTTGAGGGTTGGTGACTTTTTGGTTTGCGAAACGACGGCACGCCACACGCAGGGTGCTCCAAGCGGGCGAATCGGCCAATGATGGCTGCCAATCGTTGGGCAGGAATCGAAGCGATTCAAAGCAGCCGGATCTCCGCTGGTGTGAGGACATCGCAAATGGAGGAACCCTATCATCAGGAGGTGGAGATGGGACTGAGGGCCGATGACGGCAAGAGTTTTTTGAAGGCGGAACGTTTGCAGGGTTGCGTGTGTCTGAGCTAGGTTGATACTGGCGTTTCGATTGGAAAAATGATGGAATCTTCTAGGCTGCTGCTGTTGCTGGCGATGTTCGTTTTTGCGGGCGGGTTCGCGCATGCGCTGTGGTCCATTCGCGCAGGGTCGTGGAAGGAGAGTCGCTGGCATTTGTTGCCGATGGTGGTGGGGT from Phragmitibacter flavus encodes the following:
- the cysD gene encoding sulfate adenylyltransferase subunit CysD, whose protein sequence is MTHLQFLESEAIYILRETAAQFSKPAMLFSGGKDSIVMAWLAKKAFHPAHLPFPLLHVDTGHNFPEAIEYRDWFVKEVKANLVVGYVQKSIDDGRVKEEKGINASRNKLQTVTLLDTIEEHQFDAALGGGRRDEEKARAKERFFSHRDEFGQWDPKNQRPELWNIFNGRKHFGEHFRVFPLSNWTEMDVWQYIRQENIPLPSLYFSHQRKIIERHGQLLDTETGFIPLLDEEKPKIQEMTVRFRTVGDATCTGAVLSTASNLDDIVAEVAAARQTERGTRADDKRSETAMEDRKKEGYF
- a CDS encoding phosphoadenosine phosphosulfate reductase family protein, whose product is MSPEQIDALNQEVSGFNATQLIEWAIARSEGRAIVTTNFRPYEAVILHLATQAKPDIPVLWADHGTNLPETYRFAEQTRTQLNLNIKPFLPQQTAAHWLALNGGSIPMPDEVERVESFSQVMKLEPFQRGMRELAPTVWITALRREQNPQRAATLRPVQWDSGFNTLKVNPILDWVPSDLEAYLTEHQLPNERTYYDPAKGDEKHECGLHAPLTTK
- the clpS gene encoding ATP-dependent Clp protease adapter ClpS, with protein sequence MPSTTATPELETDTEVTFDEPWNVLIHNDPVNLMSYVAHVIRKIFGYNAKQAEKLMLEVHQEGKSMVWSGSRERAELYVKELHGHQLLATMEKAGG
- a CDS encoding DUF2017 family protein; translated protein: MRLTLLKEQELWQLSDMEEVHVELLRQAADDASMTDCPEGRQRLFPSPVPQDQRLREGEFLEDWNEYVTGELDTQFAEDVGTLLADLDGVEIHHTADEEPIDPRYLVKVPLDHAGAWFSSLNQARLMLDLKYALHPDGEHLQLQLDAGLDEGETLHERLAAYMRYEFFALIQEWLVRQVMAADQE
- a CDS encoding HD domain-containing protein, which encodes MAEHPHDLLSIRDLKQVASPTPEPARIHAQVEACHIKETSNGKPYHELRLSDGSESLTWRVFDSNPLFAQVADLKRSDWIELSAQWVDTGKYGLDPRSAELSALTDDEIATLLHGDPTTSARQRSDFDDILRLTDSIVDPRLHALCQIFFQQHSDRFKRAAAAREYHHARRGGLVEHVAQMMRCAVKIIEAYPQLNRDLLIAGVLFHDCGKLWENNYPEQGFNMPFSIHGEMLGHIPLGLELVNKLWRQLLEQPEAAAWTTLEPANELVRLHLLHLIGSHHGEYQFGSPVLPKTPEAIVLHHVDNIDAKMEMFRRAYETGNELGHGIHERVRPLPANVVTPLAPFQTEP
- a CDS encoding P-II family nitrogen regulator, whose protein sequence is MKKIEAIIKPFKLEDVKEALAEVGVQGMTVVEVKGFGRQKGHTEIYRGSEYTVDFLPKVKVEIVVEGDRADAVVDAIVKAANTGKIGDGKVFVSDVAEAIRIRTGERGREAITGS